The DNA segment CGGCGGCAACCGGGATGCGCCGATGCTGGTCAGGGTCTGCGACGAGTGGGCCGCGCGGGGCTGGCTCGCCGTCCGCTACAACCTGCCGTACCGGCAGCGCAGGCCCAAAGGCCCGCCGTCCGGGTCCGCGGCCGCCGATCAGGCGGGGGTGGCCGAGGCGGTCGCCGTGGGCCGGGAACTGACGACCGGCCCGGTGATCGCCGGCGGACACTCCTACGGCGGCCGGATGACGTCGATGGCGGTCGCGGGCGACGGGGCCGGCGCCGGGGTCGCCGTCGACGCGCTGACGCTGTTCTCCTATCCGCTGCATCCGCCCGGTAAGCCCGAGCGGGCCCGCACCGAACACCTGCCGCGCATCGGCGTGCCGACGGTGTTCACCCACGGCACGAAGGACCCGTTCGGCACCATCGACGAACTCACCGCGGCGGCATCGCTCGTCGGCGGCCCCACCGCGGTCGTCGAAGTCACCGGCGCCCGGCACGACCTGGGATCGAAGGTGCTCGACGTCCCGAAACTGGCGGTGGACGCGGCTTTGCGGCTGCTGGTGTGACGAGCCACAGCGGCACGGCGGGTCAGCGGGTTATCGTCATCGCATGACCATGCCGCCGGGCCCGCCGACCCCACCACCCGGCCAGCCTCCCTACGGCCAACCTGCCTACGGTCAGCCTCCGTACGGCCAGCAGCCCTACGGTCAGCCGTACTATCCGCCGCCACCGCCGCAGCCGTACGCGGAGATGCCGCCTGCCGGCCCGCCGCCGAAGAAGAGGAACAAGACGTGGCTGATCCTGGGCATCGTGGCGCTCGTCGCCGTGGTGGCCGTCATCGCCATCGTGCTGGTCGTGTTCCTGGTGGTGCGCCAGGGCACCGTGACCGCGACGGAGGTCAAGCTCGGTGACTGCCTGTCGGAAATCCCCGACG comes from the Mycolicibacterium litorale genome and includes:
- a CDS encoding alpha/beta hydrolase family protein, with translation MSIDDIAGIAHAPAGTPTGVVLLTHGAGGNRDAPMLVRVCDEWAARGWLAVRYNLPYRQRRPKGPPSGSAAADQAGVAEAVAVGRELTTGPVIAGGHSYGGRMTSMAVAGDGAGAGVAVDALTLFSYPLHPPGKPERARTEHLPRIGVPTVFTHGTKDPFGTIDELTAAASLVGGPTAVVEVTGARHDLGSKVLDVPKLAVDAALRLLV
- a CDS encoding septum formation family protein, which translates into the protein MTMPPGPPTPPPGQPPYGQPAYGQPPYGQQPYGQPYYPPPPPQPYAEMPPAGPPPKKRNKTWLILGIVALVAVVAVIAIVLVVFLVVRQGTVTATEVKLGDCLSEIPDGTRVLTVKTVSCDEPHAGEVFAVLMMPDGDFPGADAVTEYSNRCGPELASYSPAAVTDDSVQLYVLYPTEETWADGDRAVTCVATLDPPRTGSLKG